Within Corallococcus exiguus, the genomic segment TCCGGCGTCCCGAACCTGGCGTTCGCGCTGCTCGCCAAGGGTGGCGTGCACCCGCGCGGCCGCAGCACCATCAACGTGACGGGCATCGGCGTCCAGAAGGCCGGTCAGATCTGGTACTACGCCAACGCCAACCTCTACACGGCCGGCACCACGTACGAGCAGGCGAAGACCTGGACCATCCAGGCCGCCGCGGCCCTGGGCTACACCGCGGCCGAGCAGGCTTCCGTGAAGGCCGCCTGGGAAGCGGTGGGCGTGGGCGTGACGGTTCCGCCCCCGACCTGCACCACGCTGACCAACGGCGTCGCGAAGACGGGCCTGTCCGGCGCCGCCAGCTCTTCGAACTACTACTGCATCGACCTGCCGGTCTCCAAGGCGTCCACCTACGTGATGAGCGGCGGCACGGGCGACGCGGACATGTACATCAAGTTCGGTTCCGCCCCGACGACGACGTCCTACGACTGCCGTCCGTACCTCTCCGGCAACGCGGAGTCGTGCAGCGCGGCGGCGAAGACCTCGGCGGGCAAGATGTACATCATGGTGCGCGGCTACTCGGCGTACAGCGGCGTGTCCCTCAAGGCCACGTACTAAGTCCCCAACGCGGGTCCGGCGTGAGTCCACGCCGGGCCTCGTGAAGGTCACCTTCCGCCTCCGGGGCTCCTGTCCCGGGGGCGGTCGTGTTTTGGGGCCATGGCGTCTGTCTCGCGGGAACGGGGTAGGGTGGCCCGACTTCGCACGCGGGAGGATGCATGGGACGGCGGTTGGGGTGGGTGTTGCTGTCGGTGGTGGTGGCTTCCGGGGCCCTGTCGTGCCACCGGGACACGCGCGCTTCGCGCACCTGCGTCGTGCTGTCCGTAGGAGGCACCAAGGGGCTCGCGCACGTGGGCGCGCTGGATGCGCTGGTGGCCCGGGGCGTGCCCATCGACTGCGTGGTGGGAAACAGCATGGGCGCGGTGGTGGGCGGCCTCTACGCGTCCGCGCCCGGAGCCAACCTGCGCCAGCGCTACCATTCCTTCTTCACCGCCTACGAGGAACAGACGCGCAAGGTCGCCGCGACGCGAGGCGCGGTGGGCGCGGCTGTGGGCCTGCTCGCGGTGCTGGTGTCGGGCGGCGCGCTGGGACCGGCCGTGGCGGCGGGAGCGCTGGGCGCGGCGGGTGGCGCGGCGACGGTGCCCCCCTTGAGCCATGAGCGCTTCGCACAGGTGCTGGATTCCTTCTACGCGGGCGCGCGCGTGGAGGAGCTCCCCGTGCCCTTCGCCACCTTCCACCAGGAGCCCTTCGCGGGAGGCATCCGGCTCGTCTCCGTCACGCACGGTTCGCTGGCGGAGGCCGTCTCCGCGAGCGCGTCCAATCCGCTCCTGTTCAAGGACGCGACGCTGGAGCGAATCGATCCGGGCGCGGACCGCGTGTCCGCGACGCCCGTCGATGACGCGTGTCAGCTGTTCCCGGGTGCGCGGCTCATCGCCATCAACGTCACCGGCGAACCGGCCTTCTACCGCTCCGACCTGGGCTGCGACGTGCGGGAGGTCCGCGTGGACGTGCCCATGCCGCCGGTGGAGGCCTTCACCGGCCGGGGCCCTGCCTTCGAAGCCACCTACGACGCGGGCCGCGACGCGGTGATGCGGGCGCGGCTGGACTAACGACTCGGCGAGCCGCTCAGGGCGCCGTGAGCAGGCCCGTCACGTCCCGCCAGTTGCCCTGGCAGGGCGCGTTATCCGTGGCCAGGTAGTGCCCCACGTGGCCGGGCCCGAGCGCGACGATGGCGGACGAGCGCGTCCCGTAGCCTTCTTCCGTGTGGATGCACAGCGCCTGGAGCTGCTGGAGGAAGTCCGCGGGCAGGTCGTCCTCCGAGAGTGGCCCCGTCGCGGCCTCCCGGGGTGGCAGGGCATGGTCGCCCAGGGCAGCCTGAAGCCCCGTCACCAGCTCCGGCCATGGGCGCTTCGCCACGCCTTCCGCCAGGGCATGCGCCCGCCGCACCTTGGGGAGGGCCAGGTTGTCCAGGCTGTCGTTGGGGAGCACGTGCACGCCGTCCGGGACGTCCTCGTGCAGCAGGTGCGCATGGCCCGGTCTGGCGTAGGCCACCCGCAGGGTGCGCGCGTCCCCGTAGAGCAGGTTGAAGGGCAGGAACTCCGGGGCGGGCAGGGTGCCGAGGTAGCGCTCGATGGCCTCCACCGACCCGGCCTGCAGGGCGCGCAGCACCACCTCGCCCCGGGAGCGGGGGGCCAGGCCCAGGCTCCTGGCGCCGCGCTGGTTCGTCAGGGCGACGACGACCCCTTCGTGGGTGACCCCCATCCACGTGCCGCCCCGCTCCACGTCCTGGCCGCCCACCACGCGGGGGGACTCGGAGAGGACCTTCGGCCCGTGGGCCGGACGCGCGTAGAACTCATCCCGGTTGGCGGCGAGGACCAGCGGCCACTCGGGGTGGGCGTTACGGAGGATCAGGACGGTGCACATGGCGTCCGGTCGATAACATCCATCTTCGCGCCTTGCAGCCCCGGGCCTGCATGTTGGCGATGACCTCGTATCCCCGAGCGGCTATGGTCCGCCGCCCTCAGGAGAGTCCATGGCGGAGAGAACCCTCGTCACCAGCGCCCTTCCGTACGCGAACGGCGCCATCCACCTCGGCCACGCTGTCGAGTACATCCAGACGGACATCTACGTCCGCTTCCTGCGCTCGTGCGGCCAGGACGTCGTCTACTTCTGCGCGGATGACACCCACGGCACGCCCATTGAAATCAACGCCGCGAAGCAGGGCATCCCGCCGGAGCAGTTCGTCGCGCGCTTCCACGACGAGCACCAGCGCGACTTCCGCGACTTCGACATCCGCTTCGACTACTTCCACTCCACCAACTCGCCGGAGAACCGCCACTACGCGGAGCTCATCTACGGGCGCTTGAAGGACGCGGGCGACATCGACCGCCGCGACATCGAGCAGACCTATTGCGAGAAGGACAAGCGCTTCCTTCCGGACCGCTTCATCCGGGGCACCTGTCCCAACTGCAAGGCCACGGAGCAGTACGGCGACGCCTGCGAGAAGTGCGGCAAGACGTACAACCCCACGGACCTCATCGACCCGAAGTGCGCGCTGTGTGGCACGCCGCCGGTTCGCCGCAACTCCGTGCACCTGTTCTTCAAGCTGTCGCGGCACGCGGACTTCCTCCAGGAAGTGCTCAAGCGCCCCGGCTTCATCCACCCGGGCCTGGCCGCCCAGCTCCAGGGCTTCTTCGAGAAGGGCCTGGCGGACTGGGACATCAGCCGCGACGGGCCGTACTTCGGCTTCGCGATTCCCGGTGAGACGGACAAGTTCTTCTACGTCTGGCTGGATGCGCCCATCGGGTACATCGCCACGACGGAGAAGTGGGCCAAGGAGTCGGGCCGCGTCGCGGACGCGCTCGCGTACTGGGGCAAGGACGCGCCCACGCGCATCGTCCACTTCATCGGCAAGGACATCGTCTACTTCCACGCGCTGTTCTGGCCCGCGGTGCTGAACGTCGCGGGGTTCCACATCCCCAACGAGATCAAGGTGCACGGGCACCTGACCGTGAACGGGGAGAAGATGAGCAAGAGCCGCGGCACCATGGTGGCCGCGCGTGACTACCTGGAGCTCCTGGACCCCAGCTACCTGCGCTACTTCTACGCGGCCAACCTGGGCGCGGGCGTGGAGGACCTGGACCTCAACCTGAAGGACTTCCGCCTCCGGGTGAACGGCGAGCTCGTCAACAACGTGGGCAACCTGGCCAACCGCGCGCTGTCGCTGCTGGCCGGGCCGCTGGAGAAGAAGCTCGCGCCGGGCCGCGCGGAAGGACCGGGCCGCAAGCTGGTGGAGGACGCGCTGGCGCGTGTGCCGGAGGTGCGCGAGGCGTTCGAGAAGCTGGAGTACCGCAACGCCATCCGGATCATCACGGAGATTGCCTCCACCGCGAACGCGTTCCTGCAGACGTCGGCGCCGTGGGCGCTGGTGAAGAAGGACGCGGAGGCCGCGCGGGCGGACCTGTCGGACGCGGCGGACGTGGCGTACCTGCTGGGCGCGCTGCTGGCGCCGGTGACGCCGCGCGTGTCGGAGAAGCTGTTCGCGCAGCTGGGGGCGGAGCCGCTGACGTTCCAGGCGCTCGCCACCGCGAAGTACCCGCTGTTGGACCGCACCCGCCCGCTGGGCACGCCGGAGCCGCTGCTGCCCCGGCTGGAGGAGGAGCGCGTCAACGCCATCATCAAGGTCCCCGCGGGGACGCCGGCCGCCGAGCCCGCGAAGGCAGGCGGCAAGGACAAGAAGACGGAGAAGAAGCCCGTGGAAGCGAAGAGTCCGGAAGCGGTGCCCACCACGCAGGCGTCCCCTGGAGCGGGGGCGGCGGAAGGCGCGCCCGCGGCCGACATCGAGTACGCGGACTTCGCCAAGGTGGTGCTGAAGGCGGGGCGCATCGTGGCCGCGGAGAAGGTGAAGGGCGCGGACAAGCTGCTCAAGCTGGACGTGGACCTGGGCGAGGGCACGCCGCGCACCATCGTGTCCGGCATCGCGGAGGCGTACGCGCCCGAGGCTCTGGCGGGCCGGCGCGTGGTCGTGGTCGCGAACCTGAAGCCGCGCAAGCTCAAGGGCATCGAGTCGCGCGGCATGCTGTTGACGGCGGGCTCGGGCGGCAAGGACCTGTCCCTGCTGGAGCCGGGCGACGTGCCGCCCGGCGCCGACGTGAAGTAGCGCGAGCGGTGGCATCCCGGGCGGCGGCGTTGCCTACCGGGATGTGTGCCGTGCGGTAGGCCCGGGCATCCACCGGGACGCGGGCAGGCCAGGACGTGGAGCGGTAGGCCCCTGACGTCGGACGGCGACAGGGACTCCAAGGACGCGCTGGGTGTGGGAAAGCCTGGGCGCCAGAGAGGTGACGAGACGTGGCGGACTGGCGTGCCGAGCGGGACCGCGCTCTGTTGACCCTGGAGCGTGAGAAGCGGCCGGCGAGCCGGGCCGAGGCGGCGGACCTGTTGTTCCAGATTGCGTCGGAGGAGCCCGCGCACGCGGCGGAGTTCACGGACGTGCTCGTGCGCCTGCTAGCGGATGCGCAGCCGGAGGTGCGCCGCTCGGGCGTGAGCCTGGCGTCCGTCATCCTGCCGCCTGAGCAGCTCCCGGACATGCTCCTGCCAAGGCTGCGCGATGAGGACACCCGCGTGCGGCTGGAGGCCACCGGACGGCTCGCGGATCTCGCGCTGCCGCACGCGCGCGGAGCCCTGGCTGGAATGCTGGAGGACCCCACGCCGGAGGTCCGCTTCGAGGCCGCGCGAGGCATCGCCGCCCTCAAGCACCCCGCCGGCCTGGACGTGCTCGTGGCCGCGCTGGACGTGGACACGCTGCGCTTCCGGGCGCTGGGCGCGCTGGCGGAGCTGGAGGACACGCGGGCGCTGCCGGCGGTGAAGCGCCTCTTCGGCAAGTGGCTGCTGCCCGCGTTCGACAAGACGCAGGCCGCGGGCGTGCTGCTGAAGCTGGGCGACCCGGAGGGCGCGGACTGGCTGATGCAGCGCACGCGCAAGAAGTGGAGCGCGGACCGGGCGCTCGCGGTGGAGCTGTGCGGTGAATTGAAGGTCCCGGGCGCGCTGGAGCGGCTGAAGGACATCCTCGCGGACGCGAAGGACCCGTGCCGGGGCGCCGCCGCGCGCGGGTTGGGCCGGTTGGGAGATGCGCAGGCGCTGCCCTGGCTGCTCGCCGTGTTGGAAGACCGGAGCGCGCCGGAGGACGACCGACTGGACGCGGCGGACGGCGTGTGGCGGTTGGCCGTGGCGGAGGGCATGGAGCGCCTGCGCGCCGCCGTGCCCACCTTCGCCTCGGAAGAGGCACGGACTGAGTTGGAAGAGCTGTTTCAGGAGAAGCCATGAAGCTGGTTGATGCGCACTGCCACCTGGAGCCGAAGGACTACGCGGACGTGGCTCCGGTGCTGGAGCGCGCTCGCGCCGCGGGGCTGGTGCACGCGGTGCTGGTAGGGCAGTTCCATGGCCCTGGTGACTGGGGCCATGCGCTGGAGGTCGCCGCCCGGCACCCGGACTTCCTGTCGCCCACGCTGGGCATCCACCCGCACGAGGCCGCCCGCGCCACGGAAGCGGACTTCGAGATGCTGGAGCGCACCTGCGCCCGCCCGGAGCTGCGCGCCGTGGGCGAGGCCGGGCTGGACTACTACTACGACCACTCGCCGCGCGAGATTCAGGCCACCGTCTTCCGGCGGCAGTGCGCGCTCGCGAAGCGCCTGTCCAAGCCGCTGGTGGTGCACGTGCGCGACGCGCATGACGACTGCGAAGCGGCCCTTGCTGCCGAGGACGTCACGAGCGGCGTCATCCACTGCTTCACCGGCGACACGGCCGCGGCCCGCAAGTACCTGGACCGGGGCTTCTTCCTGTCGCTGTCCGGCGTCGTCACCTACAAGAAGACGGAGGCCCTCCAGGACGCGGTGCGCTTCGCGCCGCTGGAGCGCCTGATGGTGGAGACGGACAGTCCCTACCTCGCGCCGGTGCCCCACCGCGGCCGCAAGAACGAGCCCGCGCACGTGCTGGAGACGGCGAAGAAGGTGGCGGAGCTGAAGGGCGTGTCGCTGGAAGAGGTGGCCCGCGTCACCACGGCGAACGCGGCCCGCCTCTTCAACCTCACGCTGGCGTGAGCGCGTTGGCCAGGGCCTCCAGGTCCTGGTCCAATTGCGGCATGTCCAGCAGCAGCGCGTCCGGGTCGTAGACGAAGTCCGCCTGCTTCAGCTTCAGCAGGGCCTGCAGCGCGGGTTCGCCCGCGTGGCCGCCGAACGCCGCATGCACCACGCGGCCGCGCTCCAGGTGCAGCGAGCCCTCCAGCGTGTGGCTCCGCAGCTGGAGCTTCCCGCTCTTCTTGCCGCCGCCCAGCGTGCGCAACAGCTCCTTGGGGGGCAGCTCGTCGAAGCTGCCGCGCACCACCCGGCCCGGGCCGTTGTGCTGCACGCGGTCCTGGAAGAGGGACAGCACCGTGCGGGCGACCTCCGCCTTGTCGCTCGGGGAGAGCACCGCCGTCGCGCCCGCCATCAGCAGCCGCTCGCGAGCCTGGGCATCCGGTTCGCCCACCACGGCGATGGGAAGGCCCGCGCTCTCCGGCATGGAGCGCACGGCCTCCAGCAGGTCCATCACCTCCTGCTGGCCCAGCCGCAAGCTCACCACCAGCACGTCGCAGTCCAGCCGAGACAGGCCGTCCAGCGCGCCGTCCAGCGTGGACAGCGCGTGCGCCACCAGCTCCTGCTTGAGCACCGCCTCCAACAGCTCGCCGCGCGTGGCCTCGTCCGGCTCCGCGATGAGCACCTGGCGGCCTTCGCTGGCCAGCCGGTGCACCAGCAGCGCGCCGCTCTGCAGCTGCCCGACGATGTCCGCCACCACCGGGTCGTAGAGCACGCCCGCGTTCTTCTTCAGGTGCTCCAGCGCCTGCTGCTTGTTGAAGACGCGGCCGTGCGCGTTGCCCGGGTTCTTGGTCAGCTCCAGGAAGCTGTCCACCGCCGCCAGGATGCGCGCGCCCAGGGTGATGTCCTCGCCCTTGGCGCCCTGGGGCGTGCCGGAGCCGTCCCAGGCTTCGTACAGCTGCGCGAGGATGGTGTTCACCTGCGCGGGCAGGTGCACCGTCTCGAAGAGCTTCGTGGGCGCGCGGCAGCACGCCTTGGCCTGGGCCTTCCACTCCGGATTGGCCGCGTTGCTCGCCAGCGAGAAGTGCCGCTCCGGGGGCTTGCCCAGGTCGTGCAGGTACGCCGCGATGGACAGCGCCGCCAGCTCCTTGTGGGGCATGCCCATGCGCTGGCCGACGATGCCCGCCTGCCGCGCCAGCTGCGCGGAGTGTCCCCGGTGCCGGGGCCGGTCCTGCTCCAGCAGGCCCACCATCAAGCTCAGCGTCTCCACGTAGTCCGTGTCGCTGATGAGCCCGCGCGGGCCGCCCGGCTCGCGCCGCTGCGTGGAGACGCGCGCCACGTTGGTGCCGCTGCCGCCGCGCTGCAGCCGCATCCGCGCGTCCGTCTCCAGCCGCATGCTCAGGCTGGTGGCGTTGCTGCGTCCGGCGGAGCTCCCGCTGCGCCCGGGCTCCGCGCCCACGTGCGTGTTCGACGGGGTGTCCGGACGGCGCGGACCATTGTTCGCGGAGGGGCCCTCCAGCAGCGTGCTGAACGCCGTGGGGTCGCCGTAGTAGTGCTTGCGGATGGCCGCGGAGATGGCGCTGCGCAGGCCGATGTACGCGTAGACCTCGGACATGCCGGTGACGAGGGCAATCTCGTCGAGCAGCGACTTGTTCTGCGGCTCGGCGGCCACCACCGAGAGCAGCTTGCGCTCCGGATCCACGGCCAGCGGGAGCACGTTCTGCGCTTCCGCCAGCCGCACCGGCAGCTTGTCCAACACCTTCGTGTCGATGCGGGCCTTGGCCAGCTTGTCCGCGGTGACGAAGCGGGTCTGGAACTCATTGGCCAGGAGCCGCAGCAGCGCGGCCTCCTGGAGCAGGCCCAGCTCCACCAGACAGTCCCCCAGCTTGTGGCCGGTGATCTTCTGGTGCTCCAGACCCTGCTCCACGGCCCCCGGTGTCACGAGGCCGGCCTCAATCAACCGCTCTCCCAGCCGCTTCGCCATGGACTTCAGCCCTCCGAGGAGCCACCACCCTCACCACCGGACTTCGGGGGCGGCGCCAGCGCGCTGAACGGCTTGAAGGTCAGCTCGCCGGGCAGGCTCTTGGGGTCGCGGGGAGGACGGTCCTCGCGCGGCGGACGCTCGGCGCGGGGCTCGCGGGGAGGACGGTCCTCGCGCGGAGGACGGTCCTCACGCGGCGGACGCTCGGCGCGGGGCTCGCGCGGAGGCCGCGGCGGACGCTCCAGACGGGCCTCCTGGGATGCGGGGGCGGCAGTGCCCTCGCCAGCCTGGGACGGCGGGCCCTTGTCGGCGCGCGCCTTGCGCTTCTCCTCGCGGTGCTTGCGGCGGCCGCCCTCCACCGGAGCCCGGCCGCGGCCGGTGGGCACGAAGCCCTTCCAGAGGGAGCGGTCGTACGCGCGCAGGTGGTCCGTCCAGCGCTCGTTCGGGTCGCGCTGCATGGCCTCCACCCACGAGGAGATGCGCGCGTCGAGCGAGCTGAGCGTGTCGACGATCTGCGCCTCCAGCGTCACCGGCACCTTCGCGCCGGACGTCCCCTGGGAGATCGCCAGGTGCGTCAGGTGCTGCTCCAGGAGCGGCGGGAAGCCCGGGATGCCCAGGGTCTTCTCGCGGATCTTCTGCGCGGCCAGCACCGCGTGGCCCACCAGCCGGCCCTCGTCGGAGGTGTCGAAGCCCTTGTCGGACGCCCCGTCGCCGCCCTTCATCACGTCGTGCAGGAACGCGCCGGCCAGGAGCAGGTCGCGGTCCGCCATGGGGTAGTGGTCCGACACGCGCAGCGTCAGGCGCATCACCGACAGGACGTGCTCGGCCAGCCCGCCGCGCCACGCGTGGTGCACGCCCTTGGCCGCGGAGGCCACCGGCAGCGCCGCGGACACCTGCGCGTCGTCCAGGAACGCCAGCAGCAGCTGCTTCACGAACGGGTCGTTGACGCGCTCGGTGATGAGCTCACGGATCTGCCCCACCGCGCGCGGGCCACCGCCGCCACCCTCGTGGCGCTCGGCCTTGCCTTCAGCCTGCTTCGCGTCGCCGGACTTGGACTCGGACTTCGCGTCGCCAGTCTTGGACTCGGACTTCGCGTCGCCAGACTTCGCGTCGCCGGACTTGGACTCGGCCTTCGCCTCGGCGGGCGGGGCGGGGGGCGGCTCGAACTCCTTGGGGTCGAGCGGCTCCGGATCCAGGCGCTCCACGGCCTCCACGACGACCTGGGTGCGGCCGTGGAAGACGATGACGCTGCCCTGCACGAGGACGAAGTCACCGCTCTGGAAGGCGGGCTCGAGCGCGTCCACCTTGTCGAACACGCGCGCGTCCACCGTGCCGCTCTTGTCGGCCAGGGACAGCGACAGGAACACCTTGCCGCTGCGCGCGTTCACCTTCTCCTTCTTGGTGACGCGGAAGACGGTGTTGACCCGGTCCTTCTCGCGCAGGTCCGCCGCGTACACCTTGCGGACGGTCTCGACGGAAGCCTCCGGGGTGGAAGAGGTCGCGGCCTGGGATTCGTTTTCGGTTGTCATCGCGGCGCGGACACTAACACCGAGGAGGGCCCGTCGAGGGCGAAACAGCACCGGCTTCAGCTCACCTCGAGCGCCACCGCCTCCAGGTACTCGGCCCCTGGGGAGCCGACCGGCGCCGGGTGGTCCGGCGGCAATCCCATCCGTACCAGCCGGAATGCGATGCGCGCCTCCTGCTCGCAGGCCGTGGCCACGCACTCCGTGAATGAGCCCAGCGCCAGCGGTGGGTGATAACCGACCACGAGCAACCGTCCCCCATGGCGGGTGCGCCGCAGGGCCAGCCGCACCTGTTCGATGAAGTCCTCCTCGGACGCCACCCCCAGCGTGTCGAGCAGCACCAGGTCGAAGGTGTCCTTGAGGGCCCGGAGCACGGCCAGCGGCTCGCCCTGTTCCACCGTCACCCGGCCGAGCAGCCCGTTGGCCTCCGCGTTCTCCCGCGCCAGGTCCGCCGCGTCCGCGTTGCCGTCGAAGGCCAGAATCTGCTTCGCCCCATGTCGCCCCGCGTGGACGAAGAGGCCGCCCACGTTGCACGCCACGTCCAGCACCCGGTCCCCGTTGCCGGTGCGGCTCAGGAAGCGGCGCAGCTCGCGGTGGTCGTACCCGTAGCCCGTGCCCCGGCCGTAGGTGAGGTCCACGGTGAAGCGCGCGCCCATCTCCAGCAGGCGGCACCAGCGCGGCGGCGTGCCGTACATCACGTGCGGGCGCTGCGCTGGCAGACCCAGCGCCTTTCGCCGGAGCGTGTCGTTGCGCAGCAGCACGGAGGCCGCCCCCGTCACCTCTCCCAGCGTGCGGGTGATTTCCTCCTGCCGCGCGTCCATGGAGCGGGTGAGTGTCTGGACGACGAAGTGCTGATCATACCGGTCCACGATGAGGCCCGGCAGGCCGTCCCCGTCGTCGTTGACGATGCGGCAGAAGCGCGGATCATCCACCAGCCGGCCGCGCCGCTCGAAGGCGTGGCGCACGTGGCGGGGGATGAGGCCCTCCACGGACTCGTCCGGCAGGCCCAGGCGGCGCACGGCGTACGAGGCCTGGAGGTCCACGTCTCCCAGCCCCAGGACATGCCCGTCCTCGTCCTTCAGCTGCATGGGCGTGCCGGGCTGCGGCTCGCCCTCCATGGAGACGATGTCCTCGCGGCGCAGCCAGGGGGCGCCATGGCGCAGCTTGCGGGCGGCTTCTCGGGACAGGTAGGTGCTGAGCAAGGTGCGGTCCTCCTCCAGCGCGATGGAAGGCGCCCCGCGGGGTGCCTTCCATCAAACATGGGCCGTGTGGGGCCTGCTGGCGGCGAGGGCCGTGCCGCTGCCCCGGAGGGCAGGGGAGTAAGCTTCGCTAGAGGACGGGCGGAGGCCGCTTGTATGCCTTGAAGGACACCCGGGTGAGCATTCCGCTGACCACCAGGGCCAGGGCAATGCCCATCATCCGGACATTCCAGTTCGTGCCGGTGAAGAGCAGCACGAGCGCGAGCACCCCCGCCGCCACCGCGCCCACCACCGTGAGCGTCTGGGCGCGCTTGGACATGTCCTGGCCATGGGGCTTCTTCGCCCGGGCCAGGACGGGCAGCGAGGACGCCTTGCGCCACTTCTCCGCGCCGTCCTCGCGCACCTCGTCGTCCGGGTCCACCAGGCCCTGCACATAGGCGCGCTCGATGTCGCCCAGCGAAGGGAACATCAGCTCACCATCCGGAGTGCGCACGCGGTACGCCATGGGTCTTCCTCCCTCCCGGCCTACCCTGCCCGGAAGGGGGCGGGAACCTCAAGCCAGCTCGGTGGCAATCTGCTCAGCGGCGCGCAGTCCATCAATGGCGGAGGACACGATACCGCCCGCGTAGCCGCAGCCTTCACCGACGGGGTACAGGCCGCGCATGGACACCGACTGCAGGTCGTCCCCCCGGGTGATGCGCACGGGGGAGGACGTCCGGCTCTCGATGCCGATGAGCTTCCCCTCGTCGCTGATGAAGCCCTTCATCTTCCGGTCGAACGTGCGCAGCGCCGCCTTGAGCGACTGCGTCAGCCGCTCCGGGAAGAGCTTGTTCAGGTCCGTGTGCGCCAGGCCCGGGCGGTAGCTGGTGTCGCCCGGGTCCTTCTTCACGCGGCCGGCCAGGTAGTCGGGAATCGTCTGCGCGGGCGCGAAGAAGCGGCCTCCGCCCAGCTTGTAGGCTTCGCTCTCCCAGTGCCGCTGGAACTCCAGGCCCGCGAGCGGCCCGTGGAAGCCCTCGCGCGCGAAGTCCGCGACGGACACGGACACGACAATGCCCGCGTTGGCGAACTTCGCGTTGCGCCGCGAGTTGCTCATGCCGTTGGTGCACTGCAGCCCTTCTTCCGTGGGCGTGGGCACGACAATGCCGCCGGGGCACATGCAGAACGAGTAGACGCCGCGCACCTCGCCGTCCACGTCCAGGTTCTCCGCCAGCTTGTAGTCCGCGGGCGGCAGCTTGGAGTGCTTCGCGGCGGAGCCGTACTGGATGCCGTTGATCAACAACTGCGGGTGCTCCGCTCGGAAGCCCAGCGCGAAGGGCTT encodes:
- a CDS encoding class I SAM-dependent rRNA methyltransferase — its product is MLSTYLSREAARKLRHGAPWLRREDIVSMEGEPQPGTPMQLKDEDGHVLGLGDVDLQASYAVRRLGLPDESVEGLIPRHVRHAFERRGRLVDDPRFCRIVNDDGDGLPGLIVDRYDQHFVVQTLTRSMDARQEEITRTLGEVTGAASVLLRNDTLRRKALGLPAQRPHVMYGTPPRWCRLLEMGARFTVDLTYGRGTGYGYDHRELRRFLSRTGNGDRVLDVACNVGGLFVHAGRHGAKQILAFDGNADAADLARENAEANGLLGRVTVEQGEPLAVLRALKDTFDLVLLDTLGVASEEDFIEQVRLALRRTRHGGRLLVVGYHPPLALGSFTECVATACEQEARIAFRLVRMGLPPDHPAPVGSPGAEYLEAVALEVS